Proteins from a single region of Polynucleobacter sp. KF022:
- a CDS encoding heme-binding protein: protein MATKPYLTQADVQKILNAADQHAAKNNLAVTIAVCDDGGHMLGLIRRDGCAPLSAYIAQEKARTAAMGKRETRVYEEIINNGRHAFLSAPHVSGMLEGGVNIEVNGFTIGAVGVSGVKSAEDAETAKAGIAAIM from the coding sequence TTGGCTACTAAACCTTATTTAACTCAAGCTGATGTTCAAAAGATTTTGAATGCAGCCGATCAACACGCTGCTAAAAATAATTTAGCAGTGACGATTGCCGTTTGTGATGATGGCGGTCATATGTTGGGTTTAATTCGTCGTGATGGTTGCGCTCCTTTGTCTGCCTATATTGCTCAAGAAAAAGCACGCACTGCTGCAATGGGTAAACGTGAGACACGTGTATACGAAGAAATTATTAATAATGGTCGTCATGCTTTTTTATCTGCCCCCCATGTATCGGGCATGTTAGAAGGCGGCGTCAATATCGAGGTAAATGGGTTTACCATCGGCGCAGTCGGCGTTTCCGGCGTTAAATCTGCGGAAGATGCTGAGACCGCTAAGGCCGGCATTGCCGCCATCATGTAA
- a CDS encoding aminotransferase class V-fold PLP-dependent enzyme, which produces MLKLDNHASGRHFLHIPGPSPVPPRVLRAISYQTIDHRGPEFGAFGLKVLENIKKIFKTEQPVIIYSASGTGSWEGALVNVLSPGDKVLFYETGQFANLWRALGKRLGLDVEVVGKAGQDSWRWGVDAAVIEERLRKDTGHEIKAVCVVHNETSTGVTSNIAAVRKAIDSLKHPALLLVDSVSGLGSADYEHDKWGADVTISGSQKGLMLPPGIGFNALSPRAIEVSKTNKMHKAYWAWDEILESNKTGYWPTTPSTNLMYGLHEAMDMMMAEGLDTIFARHQRLAAACREAVKAWGLEIQCQDKDCYSPVLTCIATPEGMDADVLRKHALEKFNLSLGTGLGKIKGKAFRIGHLGDCNELSLMAALSGVEMSLGSMGFKPKASGVVAAQEFLK; this is translated from the coding sequence ATGTTGAAACTTGATAACCACGCATCAGGACGCCACTTTTTGCATATTCCTGGCCCAAGCCCTGTGCCCCCACGCGTACTGCGCGCCATCAGCTATCAAACCATCGACCATCGTGGTCCTGAGTTTGGCGCCTTCGGTCTGAAGGTTTTAGAAAACATCAAAAAGATTTTTAAAACTGAGCAGCCGGTCATTATTTATTCCGCTTCCGGAACTGGTTCTTGGGAGGGTGCTTTGGTAAACGTACTGAGTCCTGGCGACAAAGTGTTGTTCTACGAAACTGGTCAGTTTGCTAACTTGTGGCGCGCACTTGGCAAGCGCCTTGGTTTAGATGTTGAGGTAGTTGGTAAAGCAGGACAAGATAGCTGGCGTTGGGGTGTTGACGCTGCAGTAATCGAAGAGCGTTTGCGAAAAGATACTGGTCACGAGATCAAGGCCGTTTGTGTAGTGCATAACGAAACTTCTACTGGTGTCACTTCCAATATTGCAGCGGTACGTAAAGCGATTGATTCTTTAAAGCACCCAGCCTTGTTACTTGTAGACAGCGTATCTGGCTTGGGTTCGGCGGATTATGAGCATGACAAGTGGGGCGCTGACGTGACGATCTCTGGCTCACAAAAAGGCTTGATGTTGCCACCTGGCATTGGCTTTAACGCCTTGTCACCCCGTGCTATCGAAGTCAGTAAGACTAACAAAATGCATAAAGCATATTGGGCCTGGGATGAAATTCTCGAATCCAATAAAACAGGTTACTGGCCAACGACTCCGAGCACCAATTTGATGTACGGTTTGCATGAAGCGATGGATATGATGATGGCCGAAGGATTGGATACGATCTTTGCACGCCATCAACGTTTGGCAGCAGCTTGTCGTGAGGCAGTAAAGGCCTGGGGTTTAGAAATTCAGTGTCAAGACAAAGATTGCTATTCACCAGTGCTCACTTGCATTGCAACACCTGAGGGTATGGATGCTGATGTATTGCGTAAACATGCGCTGGAGAAATTCAATCTCTCCCTGGGCACTGGTTTGGGCAAGATCAAAGGCAAGGCATTCCGTATCGGCCATTTGGGTGATTGCAATGAATTGAGCTTGATGGCTGCTTTAAGTGGTGTAGAGATGAGCTTGGGCTCTATGGGCTTTAAGCCCAAGGCCAGCGGCGTAGTTGCTGCCCAAGAATTTCTCAAATAG
- a CDS encoding GntR family transcriptional regulator — protein MATIEQPNSQNLHEATFQKLRSLLVEGKIAPGSKLNERELAESLNVSRTPIREAIRRLAADGLVELITNRGAIAVQLTLEDVIHTFDVIADLEGFSGELAANNVSDTTLSELEALQYEMMASYARRDLSSYYKLNLRIHHLINQAANNPVLSRLFTQVNARIEALRFRSNQDGVKWEKAVEEHQEMLDALKARDAARMRKIMIQHVQNKRDVVVQLLKSEAEIKDAETSKL, from the coding sequence ATGGCAACCATAGAACAGCCCAATTCTCAGAATTTGCACGAGGCCACCTTTCAAAAGCTCAGATCACTCTTGGTCGAGGGCAAGATCGCGCCCGGCAGCAAACTCAATGAGCGCGAGTTGGCTGAAAGTCTCAATGTATCTCGCACCCCTATTCGGGAGGCGATTCGTCGCTTAGCTGCAGATGGCTTAGTTGAACTCATTACCAATCGTGGCGCTATTGCAGTTCAGCTAACCCTTGAGGATGTGATTCACACTTTTGATGTGATTGCCGATCTCGAAGGATTCTCTGGTGAGTTGGCTGCCAATAATGTTAGCGACACCACTCTCTCAGAGTTAGAGGCCCTCCAATACGAAATGATGGCTTCATATGCTCGTCGTGATTTGTCGAGTTATTACAAACTCAATCTGCGTATTCACCATCTCATTAATCAAGCAGCAAATAATCCGGTGCTCTCTAGACTCTTCACACAAGTTAATGCGCGCATCGAAGCATTGCGCTTTCGCTCCAACCAAGATGGCGTGAAATGGGAAAAGGCTGTAGAAGAGCACCAAGAGATGCTCGATGCACTCAAAGCTAGAGATGCTGCCCGCATGAGAAAAATCATGATTCAGCACGTACAGAACAAGCGCGATGTTGTAGTGCAGCTACTGAAATCAGAAGCAGAAATCAAAGATGCGGAGACAAGCAAGTTATGA
- a CDS encoding FAD-binding and (Fe-S)-binding domain-containing protein produces MNKPLDLKELMVDQAELAKRLRQETSGEVMTDSASRGRYATDASIYQAMPVAVFVPKTAQDISSAIQIAAELGVPVLPRGGGTSQCGQTTGAALVIDNTKYFRNVLDLNLDKGYVEVEPGIVLDHLNGSLKQYGLWYPVDVSTAGQATIGGMAGNNSCGSRSIAYGNMVHNVLGIDAWLANGQVAQFGNYANSSGVAKELGDFVKGLAHTLTPEIEAHFPKVLRRVAGYNLDIFNPQSELPYTQDGSVNLAHLLVGSEGTLAYFKSLKLKLAPLPQHKVLGIVNFASFYKAMDSAQHIVKLGPTAVELVDRTMIDLARSNPSFKKTIETALVDHTAKTPEAILLVEFSGEAHAPLLDKLKALQELMSDLGLPGSVVPMPDASLQKNLWEVRKAGLNIMMSLKGDGKPVSFIEDCAVPLESLADYTQALTEVFSKYGSRGTWYAHASVGTLHVRPILDMRRDGAQKMRAVAEEASALVRKYKGAYSGEHGDGLCRGEWISWQFGPKITEALAEIKHAFDPKGLFNPGKIVNPPKMDDPINFRFPPSYKVIPLQPALDWSAWNVQNDPVTEETTAPGTGGDPAMGLAKAVEMCNNNGHCRKFDAEVMCPSYRVTRDEKHLTRGRANTLRLALSNQLDIKDESSPLGSDAIKEVMELCVSCKACRRECPTGVDMAKMKIEFLSAYKKRVGHSLRDLAVAYLPKYASTISNIPFLPSLLNLRNHVAPIAKLQEWIMGISAQRSLPTWKSKTFWNQKARDSYQYTPEQLASNVDGKGVVLLADTFNAYFEDENLQAALKVLKAAGYRVHIPNKSHSKNQSKTANQAESSCSKEFCCGRTYLAVGMVDKAKATLGELVDHLAPYADKHIPIIGLEPSCLFTLKDEALVMGFGESAVSVSKKAQLLEEFLASEAKAGKLNIQLKAADKPVLFHGHCHQKSFAAVTPAMELLKLIPNAEPKLIESSCCGMAGSFGYEAEHIEVSKQMAEASLLPSIRKSPDSWVVADGTSCRHQIADGTQREAVHIARILAAHL; encoded by the coding sequence ATGAATAAGCCTCTAGACCTCAAAGAACTGATGGTGGATCAGGCCGAGCTAGCCAAACGCTTGCGCCAAGAAACTTCTGGCGAAGTAATGACCGATAGCGCGAGTCGTGGCCGTTATGCAACTGATGCCTCCATCTACCAGGCCATGCCAGTTGCCGTATTTGTGCCAAAGACCGCGCAAGATATTTCCAGCGCCATTCAGATTGCTGCTGAACTGGGTGTGCCAGTCTTACCTCGTGGTGGTGGCACTAGCCAATGTGGTCAAACTACTGGTGCAGCACTAGTCATTGATAACACCAAATATTTCAGAAATGTTTTAGATCTCAATCTTGATAAAGGTTATGTTGAAGTTGAGCCCGGCATCGTGCTTGATCACCTTAATGGCTCTTTAAAGCAATACGGTCTCTGGTATCCAGTTGACGTCTCCACTGCTGGCCAAGCAACCATTGGCGGTATGGCAGGCAACAACTCCTGTGGCAGTCGCTCCATTGCTTACGGCAATATGGTGCATAACGTTTTAGGGATTGATGCGTGGCTAGCGAATGGCCAAGTCGCTCAGTTTGGTAATTACGCTAACAGCTCTGGTGTTGCTAAAGAGTTAGGCGACTTTGTTAAAGGCTTAGCCCATACCCTCACACCTGAGATCGAAGCGCACTTTCCGAAGGTGTTGAGAAGGGTTGCGGGATATAACCTCGACATCTTCAATCCCCAAAGCGAATTGCCTTATACCCAAGACGGTAGCGTTAATTTGGCGCATTTGTTAGTAGGTAGCGAAGGGACTCTCGCGTACTTCAAATCGCTCAAGCTCAAGCTAGCACCTTTGCCGCAACACAAGGTGCTGGGCATTGTGAACTTCGCGAGCTTCTATAAGGCCATGGATAGTGCCCAGCATATTGTGAAATTGGGCCCTACCGCTGTTGAGTTAGTCGATCGCACCATGATTGATTTGGCACGCAGCAATCCAAGCTTCAAGAAAACCATTGAGACTGCATTAGTGGATCACACCGCTAAAACACCTGAAGCGATTCTGTTGGTGGAATTTTCAGGTGAAGCGCATGCGCCACTCTTGGATAAGCTCAAAGCATTACAAGAACTCATGAGTGATCTCGGTTTACCAGGTTCTGTTGTGCCAATGCCTGATGCATCCCTGCAAAAGAACTTGTGGGAAGTACGCAAAGCAGGTCTCAACATCATGATGAGCCTCAAAGGTGATGGTAAGCCAGTGAGCTTTATTGAAGACTGCGCCGTACCCCTGGAGAGTTTAGCTGACTACACCCAAGCATTGACTGAAGTGTTTTCTAAATATGGCTCACGTGGCACTTGGTATGCCCATGCTTCCGTAGGTACATTACATGTACGCCCTATTTTGGATATGCGTAGAGATGGCGCACAGAAGATGCGTGCTGTTGCTGAAGAGGCATCTGCCTTAGTACGCAAATACAAGGGTGCATATAGCGGTGAGCATGGTGACGGTCTATGCCGTGGTGAATGGATCTCTTGGCAGTTTGGCCCCAAGATCACCGAAGCCCTTGCTGAAATCAAACACGCATTCGACCCCAAAGGATTATTTAATCCGGGCAAGATCGTCAATCCACCAAAGATGGATGACCCCATCAACTTTAGATTTCCACCAAGCTATAAAGTCATACCACTGCAACCTGCACTCGATTGGTCTGCTTGGAACGTACAAAACGATCCTGTCACAGAAGAAACTACAGCACCAGGCACAGGCGGTGACCCTGCAATGGGTTTAGCCAAAGCAGTGGAGATGTGTAATAACAATGGTCACTGCCGTAAGTTTGACGCGGAAGTCATGTGTCCGAGCTACCGCGTCACTCGTGACGAGAAACATCTCACTCGTGGCAGAGCCAATACGCTGCGCCTTGCACTTTCCAATCAACTCGATATTAAAGATGAATCCTCACCCCTAGGTAGCGATGCTATTAAAGAAGTGATGGAGCTTTGTGTGAGTTGCAAAGCATGTCGTCGCGAGTGCCCTACTGGCGTTGATATGGCCAAGATGAAGATTGAGTTCCTCTCTGCTTACAAGAAGCGTGTAGGCCACTCACTCAGAGATCTAGCAGTTGCCTATCTTCCCAAATATGCCAGCACGATTAGCAATATTCCATTTTTGCCAAGTCTTCTCAATCTACGTAATCACGTTGCGCCGATTGCTAAGTTACAAGAATGGATCATGGGCATCTCTGCACAAAGAAGCCTACCAACCTGGAAGAGTAAAACCTTCTGGAACCAGAAGGCAAGAGATTCTTATCAATACACTCCAGAACAGTTGGCAAGCAATGTCGATGGCAAGGGCGTAGTTCTGTTAGCCGATACATTTAATGCTTACTTTGAGGATGAAAATCTCCAGGCAGCATTAAAGGTACTCAAGGCTGCAGGCTATCGTGTGCATATCCCCAATAAAAGTCACAGCAAGAACCAAAGTAAAACAGCAAACCAAGCAGAAAGTTCATGCTCCAAAGAGTTTTGCTGTGGCAGAACCTATCTTGCAGTAGGCATGGTTGATAAAGCCAAGGCAACACTTGGCGAATTGGTTGATCATCTTGCACCTTATGCAGACAAGCACATTCCGATTATTGGCTTAGAACCTTCTTGCTTATTCACTCTAAAAGATGAAGCCTTGGTGATGGGCTTTGGCGAGAGTGCAGTCAGCGTTTCTAAAAAAGCACAACTCCTAGAAGAGTTCTTAGCGAGCGAAGCTAAAGCCGGGAAGCTCAACATCCAACTTAAAGCTGCGGATAAGCCTGTACTGTTTCATGGTCACTGCCATCAAAAGTCATTTGCTGCCGTTACTCCGGCCATGGAGTTGCTCAAACTCATTCCTAATGCAGAGCCAAAGCTTATCGAATCATCTTGCTGCGGCATGGCTGGTAGCTTTGGTTATGAAGCAGAGCATATTGAAGTATCTAAGCAAATGGCTGAAGCAAGCCTCTTGCCTAGTATTCGGAAGTCACCAGATAGCTGGGTGGTAGCTGATGGTACGAGCTGCCGTCATCAAATTGCGGATGGTACTCAAAGAGAAGCTGTGCATATCGCCAGAATTTTGGCGGCACATCTATAA
- a CDS encoding AzlD domain-containing protein has translation MNEAMDALNHMSDALTGWGLWIALVGACLGTYFCRAIGVFLSQSINQDSEIFRWLAAVTYAMVAALTVRLIVMPLGLMATVPLWIRVLICALAIGVMISKPTKRLVPALLTGTLLMVGYGVIR, from the coding sequence ATGAACGAGGCAATGGACGCTTTAAATCACATGAGCGATGCCCTCACTGGTTGGGGTTTATGGATTGCATTGGTAGGCGCCTGTCTAGGCACTTACTTCTGCCGCGCCATTGGTGTGTTTCTGTCTCAGAGCATTAATCAAGATAGCGAGATATTCCGCTGGCTAGCAGCTGTGACCTACGCAATGGTTGCTGCACTCACAGTGCGTTTGATTGTGATGCCGCTGGGTCTCATGGCAACCGTACCTTTGTGGATACGCGTTCTGATTTGCGCCTTAGCCATTGGAGTGATGATCTCTAAGCCTACAAAACGATTGGTTCCAGCATTATTGACTGGAACTTTGTTGATGGTGGGCTACGGCGTGATTCGCTAA
- a CDS encoding AzlC family ABC transporter permease: MSSNDQPYIDPSEIALDEAAVQRFKNPSHAFWSGIRDAAGAPAMVLFAGMVGFGAMGKTNGFDVWFTTFTSFFMFALPGQVVLLEMAITGSSVLAIALAVTLTSTRFITMTVTLFPQFHQKDRNRSLYASVHLLAMTAWAISMREFHAIEIKHRLSYFVGLGLLCWLISVPGTVLGYYLAGMVPKPVTLGLVFINPLFFLLTFTEVKPWINRIAILLGCIFGPIFFMLDRDTSLLTAGVVAGTLAYFIDRKFLRKKAGVLG, from the coding sequence ATGTCATCTAACGACCAGCCCTATATTGACCCTAGCGAAATCGCTCTAGATGAGGCTGCGGTCCAACGCTTTAAAAACCCAAGCCATGCATTTTGGTCAGGCATTCGGGATGCGGCTGGTGCCCCTGCGATGGTGCTCTTTGCCGGCATGGTTGGCTTTGGTGCGATGGGCAAAACCAACGGCTTTGATGTTTGGTTTACTACATTTACTTCGTTTTTCATGTTCGCCTTACCAGGGCAGGTGGTCTTGCTTGAGATGGCGATCACCGGATCATCCGTTCTAGCGATTGCTTTAGCAGTTACGCTGACATCGACACGCTTTATTACGATGACGGTGACGCTCTTTCCGCAGTTTCACCAAAAAGATCGTAACCGCAGTCTCTATGCTTCGGTGCATTTATTGGCTATGACTGCATGGGCTATCTCGATGCGGGAGTTTCATGCAATTGAAATTAAGCATCGCCTCAGTTACTTTGTTGGGCTAGGACTCTTGTGTTGGTTGATCTCTGTACCTGGAACTGTATTAGGTTATTACTTAGCAGGAATGGTGCCTAAACCAGTTACTTTAGGTTTGGTGTTTATCAATCCACTATTTTTCTTGCTGACCTTTACCGAAGTAAAGCCTTGGATTAATCGCATTGCCATTCTCTTAGGCTGTATTTTTGGGCCAATCTTCTTTATGCTCGATCGCGATACTAGCTTGTTAACGGCGGGTGTAGTTGCGGGCACCTTGGCTTACTTTATCGATCGTAAGTTCTTGCGCAAAAAAGCAGGAGTACTCGGATGA
- the queG gene encoding tRNA epoxyqueuosine(34) reductase QueG, with protein MSSSISPQSIDESNLRDWLNTQAMALGFDGLRITDTHLGPATERLNEWLAEGRHGQMEYMQRHAELRSNPELLVPGTVRVICVSMNYLPPETDFDAEWQRLEDPTQAVVSMYARGRDYHKVLRNRLQEFARLIEERIGKLGYRVFTDSAPLMEVELARKAGLGWRGKHTLLLNRESGSTFFLGEILVDIPLPIDQEVEEHCGTCTSCIDVCPTKAITAPYQLDARRCISYLTIENPDSIPVEFRQAMGNRVYGCDDCQLICPWNKFAKRTELPDFARRHGLGQATLLQLWSWTESEFEQRHEGSAIRRIGYSRWRRNLAVAIGNALASGVEKLAITEALNAALTTADPLVAEHIEWALGQNAHSA; from the coding sequence ATGTCTTCATCTATCAGCCCTCAATCCATCGACGAGTCCAATCTGCGTGATTGGCTCAATACCCAGGCTATGGCGCTGGGGTTCGATGGCTTGCGCATTACTGACACCCATTTAGGTCCTGCGACCGAGCGCTTGAATGAATGGTTGGCTGAAGGTCGCCACGGTCAAATGGAATACATGCAACGTCATGCAGAATTGCGCTCTAATCCTGAGCTTTTGGTGCCCGGCACCGTGCGTGTGATTTGTGTATCTATGAACTACCTGCCACCCGAGACGGACTTTGATGCTGAGTGGCAACGATTAGAAGATCCTACGCAAGCAGTCGTATCCATGTATGCGAGGGGCCGCGACTATCACAAGGTGCTACGTAATCGCTTACAAGAATTTGCCCGGCTGATTGAAGAGCGTATCGGTAAATTGGGCTATCGAGTGTTTACGGATTCAGCGCCATTGATGGAGGTGGAGTTGGCGCGCAAAGCAGGCTTAGGCTGGCGTGGCAAACATACACTCTTACTCAATCGAGAATCGGGCTCCACGTTTTTCTTGGGCGAGATCTTAGTAGATATACCCCTACCAATAGATCAAGAGGTTGAAGAGCATTGCGGCACTTGTACTTCTTGTATCGATGTTTGTCCAACAAAAGCAATCACTGCACCTTATCAATTAGACGCCCGTCGCTGCATCTCTTATTTAACCATTGAGAATCCTGACTCTATTCCTGTGGAGTTCAGACAAGCCATGGGTAATCGCGTGTATGGCTGCGATGACTGCCAACTCATTTGTCCATGGAATAAGTTTGCCAAACGTACGGAGCTGCCAGATTTTGCAAGGCGTCACGGCTTAGGGCAGGCAACACTCTTACAGCTATGGTCTTGGACTGAATCTGAGTTTGAGCAACGCCATGAAGGTAGCGCTATTCGTCGAATTGGTTACAGCCGCTGGCGTCGCAATCTAGCGGTAGCAATAGGCAATGCTTTGGCTAGCGGAGTGGAGAAGCTTGCAATTACTGAGGCACTAAACGCCGCACTTACTACTGCCGATCCTTTAGTAGCTGAACACATTGAGTGGGCCTTAGGTCAAAATGCGCATTCAGCATAA
- the tsaE gene encoding tRNA (adenosine(37)-N6)-threonylcarbamoyltransferase complex ATPase subunit type 1 TsaE: MTQTQANQPPLTAINLYCRQEADTASLARQLATNFERFLTEHADSHLNISLEGDLGAGKTTFARYLIQAMGHEGKVKSPTYTLCEPYTLQFKDQAITVHHFDLYRMRDPLEWQEAGFAEHFDVPGICLIEWPEKAEGTLPGFDIQIQLTAGADENERAITLNAITQSGKMALQEIQQ, translated from the coding sequence ATGACTCAAACACAGGCCAACCAGCCCCCGCTTACTGCTATTAATCTCTATTGTAGGCAGGAAGCCGATACCGCTTCTCTTGCTAGGCAGCTTGCCACTAATTTTGAGCGCTTTCTGACTGAACATGCAGACTCACACCTAAATATTTCTCTGGAGGGTGATCTTGGTGCCGGTAAAACGACCTTTGCAAGATACCTTATTCAAGCCATGGGGCATGAAGGCAAAGTGAAGAGTCCTACCTACACCTTATGCGAGCCTTATACGCTGCAATTTAAAGATCAAGCGATCACCGTACATCATTTTGATTTGTATCGCATGCGAGATCCGCTGGAGTGGCAAGAAGCAGGCTTTGCGGAACACTTTGACGTTCCTGGAATTTGCCTCATTGAATGGCCAGAAAAAGCGGAAGGTACTTTGCCAGGTTTTGATATTCAGATTCAACTTACTGCTGGTGCAGATGAAAACGAACGCGCTATCACGCTCAATGCCATCACTCAATCTGGCAAGATGGCATTACAAGAGATTCAACAATAG
- a CDS encoding N-acetylmuramoyl-L-alanine amidase, with protein MSNQKTNLSKRQTLKTSAKFLSFALLLTEVDIAWGAKILGVRVWPSEDYTRVTLESDTPLPITQQILTNPDRLVVDVQGLELNPTLKDLVAKVKPNDPYISQVRVGQFQPGIVRLVFDLKEPIKPQLFTLDPVAEYNYRMVFDLYPTTPPDPLMALVRSSAKKESALEKSNEEVDLIAQFATKKEKELAKAPAAPVAQAIPEIKEPPAGAKYKRLITIAIDPGHGGEDPGAIGAAGSKEKNVVLAIAKRLKDKIEGEAYMRPFLTRDGDYFVPLHIRVQKARRVEADLFVSIHADAFIERNARGASVFALSQMGASSTTARWMANKENASDLIGGINIKTQDRQVANLLLDMSTTAQIKDSLQVGNSILKQIGGFAALHKPKVEQASFAVLKAPDIPSILVETAFISNPQEEARLNDDGYQDKIAEAILRGIKDYFSKNPPVARRVNS; from the coding sequence ATGAGTAATCAGAAGACCAATCTCTCGAAAAGACAAACACTGAAGACTTCAGCGAAGTTCTTGAGCTTTGCTCTATTACTCACAGAGGTTGATATTGCTTGGGGTGCCAAGATTTTAGGCGTCCGCGTCTGGCCATCAGAGGACTACACCCGCGTTACTTTGGAATCTGACACGCCGCTGCCCATTACCCAGCAGATTCTGACTAATCCTGATCGCTTGGTAGTAGATGTACAAGGATTGGAACTCAATCCCACGCTGAAAGATTTAGTAGCCAAAGTAAAACCCAACGATCCTTATATTTCTCAAGTTCGCGTTGGGCAATTCCAACCAGGCATTGTGCGTTTGGTGTTTGACTTAAAAGAACCAATCAAGCCCCAACTCTTTACGCTTGATCCAGTAGCTGAGTACAACTATCGCATGGTGTTTGATTTGTACCCCACTACTCCACCAGACCCTTTGATGGCTTTAGTAAGAAGCAGTGCTAAAAAAGAGAGCGCGCTAGAAAAATCCAATGAAGAAGTAGATCTCATTGCCCAATTTGCTACTAAGAAAGAGAAAGAGCTTGCTAAAGCTCCAGCAGCACCCGTAGCGCAAGCCATTCCAGAAATTAAAGAGCCTCCAGCGGGCGCCAAATATAAGCGCTTGATCACGATTGCAATTGATCCTGGCCATGGCGGTGAAGATCCTGGCGCCATCGGCGCAGCTGGTTCAAAAGAAAAGAATGTCGTACTGGCGATTGCCAAGCGACTCAAGGACAAGATTGAGGGTGAAGCTTATATGCGCCCATTCTTAACTAGAGATGGCGACTATTTTGTGCCGCTTCACATCAGAGTACAAAAAGCAAGACGTGTTGAAGCAGATTTATTTGTCTCCATTCATGCCGATGCCTTTATTGAAAGAAATGCTAGAGGCGCTTCCGTATTTGCACTTTCCCAGATGGGGGCCAGTAGCACGACGGCGCGCTGGATGGCAAATAAAGAAAATGCCTCCGATCTGATTGGTGGCATCAATATCAAGACTCAAGATAGGCAGGTAGCCAACTTATTGCTGGATATGTCGACGACCGCTCAAATTAAAGATTCTCTGCAGGTGGGCAACTCCATCCTGAAGCAAATTGGTGGATTTGCAGCCTTACATAAACCCAAGGTAGAACAAGCTAGCTTTGCCGTATTAAAGGCGCCTGACATTCCCTCAATCCTCGTGGAAACGGCATTTATTAGCAATCCACAAGAAGAAGCCCGATTAAACGATGACGGCTATCAGGACAAGATCGCAGAGGCGATTTTGAGGGGAATTAAGGACTATTTTTCCAAAAATCCACCGGTCGCCAGACGGGTAAATTCATAA
- a CDS encoding SMR family transporter, translating to MVWFYLAIAIAAEVMATTALKFSEGFTKIMPSALVVVGYGGAFYCLSKVLNQIPISIAYAIWSGAGVALVGIVGWIWLGQKLDAGALIGIGLIIAGVLVINIFSQSVAH from the coding sequence ATGGTTTGGTTTTATCTTGCTATTGCCATAGCTGCAGAAGTGATGGCAACTACTGCCCTCAAATTTAGTGAAGGCTTTACTAAAATAATGCCATCCGCACTTGTGGTGGTTGGATATGGTGGGGCATTTTATTGTTTGTCTAAGGTACTCAATCAAATTCCTATCTCCATTGCTTATGCGATTTGGTCGGGCGCAGGTGTTGCGCTTGTCGGTATAGTAGGTTGGATTTGGTTAGGGCAAAAACTAGATGCAGGGGCCTTGATTGGAATTGGATTAATCATTGCTGGGGTATTGGTAATCAATATTTTTTCCCAGTCGGTAGCGCATTAA
- a CDS encoding carboxymuconolactone decarboxylase family protein, with amino-acid sequence MNREQFEKGLKTRKEVLGAEYVETSLKNADDFNMPMQELVTEYCWNEIWNRPGLERQTRSFLNLAMIAALNRPHELKLHVRGAINNGITKEEIREVFMQVAIYCGVPAAIDSFRVAKEVFKEMGI; translated from the coding sequence ATGAACCGCGAACAATTTGAAAAAGGCCTAAAAACACGCAAAGAGGTTTTGGGCGCTGAATATGTAGAGACTTCATTAAAAAATGCAGATGACTTCAATATGCCAATGCAAGAGTTGGTTACGGAGTATTGCTGGAATGAGATCTGGAATCGCCCTGGACTTGAGAGACAAACGCGCAGCTTTTTAAATTTGGCTATGATTGCCGCCTTGAATCGTCCGCACGAGCTGAAATTACATGTTCGTGGTGCCATCAATAATGGCATTACCAAGGAAGAAATTCGAGAAGTATTTATGCAGGTAGCAATTTACTGTGGTGTGCCAGCGGCTATAGATAGTTTTCGGGTGGCCAAAGAAGTATTTAAAGAGATGGGAATCTAA